The Flavivirga eckloniae genomic interval TATTGCAGATCATGGTAATTGCGAAACTATGATAAACCCAGATGGTACACCTCATACAGCACATACCACAAACCCAGTTCCAGTTATCTTAATTGATAAAGAACTAAAAGCTATTGAAGATGGTATTTTAGGCGATATGGCTCCTACTATTTTAAAGTTAATGGGCGTTGAACAACCTGAATCTATGACCCAACATCCTTTGGTTTAAGCAGTTTAAAAATAAATTGTTGTACTTTTGTTGAGAACCCGAGTTTATAACCTAGATGAATTTTAACAATCAACTTGTTATAGCAATAGATTTCGATGGAACTATTGTTGAAGATGCATATCCTAAAATAGGAAAGCCTATGTTGTTTGCTTTTGAAACTTTAAAAAAGCTACAAGATGATGGGCATCGACTTATTTTATGGACTTACAGATCTGGTACAAGGCTAAATGAAGCCGTTGCATTCTGTAAAGATAATGGCATCTCGTTCTATGCTATAAACAACAGTTTTCCAGAAGAAGAATATACCAGCGATATAAGTAGAAAAATTAACGCCGATATTTTTATCGATGATAGAAATATCGGCGGTTTTTTAGGATGGGGTGAAATATATCAAACACTCACCAATACAAACCCTCCCGAAATTAAAAAGAAGAAAGGCTTCTTTGGTTTTCTTAAATAATTTGAGTTCGATTAATCTACAAGTGAATTCAACCGGTTTTCAAAATAAGATACCCCTAAATTAATTCGTAATACGTCTTATCAATAAACTCTCTATGGTCGGGATGTGCGATATTCACCAATGCCTTAACTCTTTCTTTTATAGTTTTGCCGTATAAGTTGGCAATTCCATACTCCGTAACAATATAATGCACATGGGCTCTAGTAGTAACAATACCCGCTCCAGACTTTAAAGATGGCACAATACGGCTTATTCCTTTTTTTGTAACCGAGGG includes:
- a CDS encoding BT0820 family HAD-type phosphatase, with translation MNFNNQLVIAIDFDGTIVEDAYPKIGKPMLFAFETLKKLQDDGHRLILWTYRSGTRLNEAVAFCKDNGISFYAINNSFPEEEYTSDISRKINADIFIDDRNIGGFLGWGEIYQTLTNTNPPEIKKKKGFFGFLK